The genomic DNA AAGGTGATTTGTGGGTCCATATGGACCGAATTCGGTCATGGGGAGGGGGGTTGGGTGTAAATTTCCAATGTCTAGTAAATCTTCCAAGATCCACCATATCACACCATATCTAAATAAAATCAAACTAAATCCAAgtaatatccaaatgtatctTGGGTAGATTACATAATCTTATGTTTATACATGTGGGCCGATTTTGTTAGGATATGGGAGGGGTCTTGTTGTAACTTTTAACCACTTCATATCTTGTAATGGCATATTACTAGCATATTCTCTTACAAAAGATCTAGTAAAATCTAATACAATCCAAACAAAATATTTGAGATTTGATGAAATCTCATAGAGATTTTGGTGGGGCCACTACCTTGGGTCGTCCACATGTAATGGGGGGGGGGTAACGTGTAAATTCCAACTAATGATTAAGATTTAGTTAGTTAAGTTAGATGTTTAAACCAACTTCTAGTGTGTTTCGTTgtgtaacgggtgttagggtgttcggggaccctgaCTGGCTCAGAACAAGAAAAATaatgtcaatgacaatatttttatgttccgggtaaagtccggttgtttggtcgGATACTGATCCGTTTAAgcgcttaataagcatttaaagtgtcgttaagtACCTTTTTGTAATATTTTCGATTCCCGTTGCTTGGGGAAAcattctggatgataaaacgaCATTTCTGCACAATATTTATGTTGTTAAAAGCTAAATTatgctgaatttaataaaattctgcacttaaagtgcgtttcgggtgctttttagtgcgtattttagcttccggacgGTATATACGTAAACCCTCgtatgtattcttgggtttttaatgtatttttgacgttggacctacacctaggccataattctaatgtctgactgctttctgcagttttgttgacacagtgtgtcttaccggtgagtttactaatttaTGACGCAATGCTCTCGCTTATGCAataagcaatattttgtagtataatttgtgcatgaattcacttgcatggaattcagaaacttatttgtcttgtaaactagatcatgtacgTTCATTAAAGCACatatcactgttcatttagtgtacggaatgtacggaaaagtgacggttgtcacacaGCTAACAATGTCTCTGTCGTTGTTGACGGTGATGATTTCTTTTGAAGTTATGTCATCCCTATGGTATGCCCGCGCTACCATGAAAGGGGATGCAATTTTGTTAGTGGGTTCACGGATTTACACATGGGCATTGGGTTGGCACAGATGCAAGATGTGTAGTGAAAAATTGATGTTGATAGCTGATGAACTTCCGGGTATGCCAAGCGGGGAAGTTGCACCATAAATTTTTAGCAGGTTTTTCAACATGTGTCGAGAAGAAATTCTTAGAATGGTCTATTCTAAGTGGCGATACTCTTTTATGGTGGAGTATGATCGTCGGTTGAAGACGGTGTTCCTTTAATGTGGTTGTTTTTTTCCATATATCCAAGGTGGGGATTTGTTGGGTTTTTTGGCTATATGAAAAATGTCCCCATCCCACATTGGTGCAAGGATGAAAGCTTGGGAGGACTCCAAGCCTATAAAAGAAGTCCAAGGCTTTGGTTTCAAAGTGCCCCAACAAAAAATACACTTGAAGTGTTTggttctttctttcttttctagTTCTCTTGTCTTAGAGTGTAGAAAGGTTTTAGTAACGCTTTGGAGAGTGTGGTTGTAATTGGGTGGGGAGAGGCTTGAGAGATTAGTCTATGTGATTGTAAAAAATTTGTCGCATAGTGGATATTTCTCTCTGGAGGCCCGTGGTTTTTCTCCGGTTTTGGAGTTTCCACGTATATTATTGTGTTCAGTTATATTTCTCTATTGTTAGCTTTGGGAGGGTTGTTGGGGATCCTGAGACCGCTTGTTTCCCAACATGTGTGTGGCATATAGTAAGAGGACCCGGGGTGGTCCGTGTTCGGCCCCCCATCACGAGTGATGGGCTTTTGCTACACCGCCGCCACCAACAATATAACGCGTTATATTGTTAACGCGTTCTGTGTATAACGCGTTGAAGAATGAAAAAATCGAACGTTTGGATATGACCGTTGGTTTCAACGgttactttttaaaaaaaaaagaaaaaaaaaattaatccattttatctatatatatatccacattttaaccattttttcaTACACGAAACTATATCTTTTAAACCATTTTAAACCCATTTCACCCAATtttttatatctttctcaaatggaattccctaccgattcgacgtttccgatgtctagcgataccgataccgagtcgtcttccgacaacgacacgctaaactattttgtgtcggtgtataacgagcttgatgccgagtcgtcccgcccaaagaagaagatggtcggccgtgatcgtatacgtgccaacgaagttttgatgaacgattattttgtggaaaacccgctatacaattccgaaacgtttagagatcgttttcgtttacccaaagaattatttttaaagattgttggagacatcgaggCAAGCGAGGgatggtttcaagaaggttacgatgcgaggggcaaaccaagtttcacgccgattcaaaaatgcacgtccgccattcgccaactagcgacaggtaacccacccgatcaatatgatgaatacctagctatgtctgaaagaacttcacgtctgcacacgtcgccgttgttccaaagcgtaacggatggtaccgcaccttcctctcctttctatgttaacggtcgacattacatacgaggcttttatcttgtggatggtatctacccgtcttggtctgtttttgtgaaagctccctcatttcccgtcaaggctaaagaaaaggcgttcaaaaaattgcaagaatcggcaagaaaagatgttgagagggcgtttggtgttttaaagggtagatgggtatcctacaccgaccggttcgttcgatgaccaagaaagcaatacatagcatagtgtatgcgtgtatcatattgcacaatatgttgatcaaacacgacggacgtgcaatatccccggattgggtaccggatcctcctacacaagttcaagttccacaagatatccatttacaattgcgtaacgaagaaactcactttcggttgagatacgatttaatcgaactagtaggttctctaggtttggagtttccggattcggacgaggagtaggttttttttttttttaaattgtatgttcCTAGTATAATtcgaggagtaggtttttttttttttaaattgtatgttcatagtatgttaaattgaactagtatgttttaaaattaatgaaatttttaatttagtgttttatttttattttctaattttaaaatgaaaattaaaaaaattgggagggagtgatggaattccatcactagtgattccacccctagtccatttctatcactagtgatggaaattggattgatgacatggcattagttgattggatagtgggagtgatggaatccatcaatagtgattccacccctagtcccctaagaAGGAAAAACATGAAATCGATCTTCTAATCTTTACTCATCTAAATTAATACAAGCCTTAGTATAACTGGTTAAAAAGCGTGTTGGTAGAATTCATTAGTAGGCATGAAACCAAAACTAAAACGTGTTGGTTGTGAGAGATGTTTAAAAAGCGTCGATTAAGTTTAGTTCTGCTCCACGGTAGTATAACTGGTTTTAAATCTACATCATAGAATTCATTAGTAGGCATGTAACTAGTATTCAAAATACTAGTGTTTATATATGAACACACACGAAAACAAAAATACTTAAATacacaaatgaaaataaataaataaataaataaatgaagaAACATAAACtaaacaaacacaaataaaacTAAACACAAATAAAACTAAACAAGAGTTTTCAAATTAAGTTCTAAATAACTAATATAAACCTTGACAGATAAAGGTATATGTGGATTACATATCAATAAAAAAAGGTTTATGTGGATTACATGTCAtgatatatgtatatgtatgtataatttacTATAAACCTTAACCATTAACGTTTTGGCAACTTAGAAACGCAGAACGTTTTATTGCATAAAAAATGTACTGCATGTTCATCATCCAcggtttttttaatatttattatatatgtatatgtatgtataatttacTATTATTCACTAGGCCTTGGTTCTAAATCTAATTGAGCTAATGGGCTAATGTCTAATGGGCCAATTAGGCAATTCTATTTACTACTACTAATAAGTagcaaaatatattttttttaaatatgtaaacTACATAAACGGATGAATGTAACGAATGACATAAATGAACAAACGCAAATAAACGTCCACAAATGTAGAAGAATTGAAGGAACAAGAtatgtgtttatttttatttgtttagttaaatgaataACAATGTTTATTCTTATCTGTTCGTGTAATAAAGAAACAAAAATAAACGAACTTCATGTTAAACGATTCAATCAAGGTTCGGTACTTTAGTTCCATTACAAGCCTGCACGTTAGGCTAAAAAAATATTACTAcaacaacaaacaacaacaaaCAATACCCAGCAAgtcccacaaataacaaagttaTTGGTGTGGTCTGGGAAGGGTAGGATGTAGACAAACCTTACCTCTATCCATATGGATAAAGAGGCTGCTTCCAAAAAGACCCCCGGCTCGAAACCAAACATCACGCAAACAATGCAAAACTACATATATAGCAATAGAAATCTACCAATCACAGAATAAGTGGTAACCGACTAATATAGTAGAATAGACACATCTATAGTCCCTaaagcaatatatatatatatatatatatatatacacacacacacatacacacaagATGATAAACACATGTAAGGTCCACCCgaaaagtagaaaaaaaaaattaaccccTAACCTAAAAATCTCAGACACCTCATTACTCTCTTCTAAAAAtctttaaccttaatcctacgtcttCACGAACtcctatcttggaccatgtcctcagaaaggTGCAACTCTAGCAAATCTTGCCTAATCCGCTCCTCCCAAGTCAGTTTGAGCCTTCCTCTACTCCTCCTACCCTCCACACAAAGGGTGTCTACTACTCTAACCGTTGCCGTCAATGGCCtcctcttcacatgcccaaaccatctcaatctcccctccttaATCTTACTCGATATACTAGCCACCCCTAGCCTTTCCTTAAAAAAATATTACTAGTGATTATTAAAACATGTTAATTAAGTTTAATTTTCATAACCTTGTACACTAACGTTCTTGCATAATAGTAATAACTAGTGAGATTCCCTATGCATTTTATGCTGACGTAGAAATGTGCTAATCCAGGGTATCTTAAGGATGTAAATAAACTGAGACAAGCCTGGACTTGTATCAAGCTCGAGCTAGCTATGTTCGTTTAATTTAAAAGAGTGGCGACTTGACTCCTTTCGAGCTCTATGTCTATATCTTGATATGTCACACATGAAGTTTTTCATGTTTTATTCTTCTTCCATGCTTCTCAACAAGAGGCCAAAATACAAGGACTTTAGATATTGAAAAAGTCAAACTTTAAGAACAAAACACTATGATCATCATCCATGCACCATCTCCATGAGATTGACCTTAATAGATAGATTGATGTGTAGAGTTTATAACAATGCTAGATTCTTACAAGCCTTTTAAATAAATCCCCAAATCCAGACGAAAAAAAAAAGCTTATTTAAATTCATAATATTGTAGACTTATATCACCAAAAATAGAGAGGGTTGACCATGCCAAAGTCAAAGCATCCATCCAGGCACTAATCCACTCAAATTCTGCCCATTTGTTGTAGCTGTTAACTGGCTTGAAACAACTGTGTTATACCTGTAAATTAAGTCAATCAAAATCAGTTTAGTTCTTGATTACATAGGACAAGAAAATTAGATTATCTACAAGTAGGCATGCTAAACTTGTTGTGTTCGTTGGTTGGCGGGTCCAACCCGACCTGAACCCGATGATTTTAGATGAATCCGAACACAACCCGAACACGAAAATCATGTCATACACATGAACCTGAGCACGACATCAAAATTTGTGGGTTTACCCGAAAATGACACGTTTAAAACgaatatttttaatttataattttacgCATTTTAATACTTTCATAATAAAATTTTACAACAAAGAATACAAatgtatattttttattatatagttatCGCATAAAATACACAACCAATTTAGCTTAGACATaaaaacacatttaaaaaattaaaatataatatatatggATTAAATGGGTCAACCCGCCAGGTTCGACATAAACTCGACCTGTTTGGCTAAACAGGTTCGTGGGTTCAACGTGAAATTGACCCCAGCCCATTTAGACTAAATCCAAACCCACAAATTTCATGTTAGATTCGtatcagaaattcacacccctatcTGCAAGTTGAATTGTCCAGTTAGCTTATGAACTTATATTACGTATTCGGTTGAATTTATTTTGCATATGTTTTTCTAACTATTGAATGATAAATTGAGTTATTTAACTTAAAAGTTGTAtaataaattttgattttaaaaccaAGACAAATCAAGCCAAACTCGAGCTCAAAATTTCTGCTCAGTTTGGAATTTGATCCAAGCTAGAGTCGACACAAGCTCAGTTTGTGAACAACCCTATCTACAAGTTTACCCGATTTGCAAATTGGGGTTGCAATCCAAAGGCTGGAAAAAACCCTGAGATTGAGGATGAtggttatgatgatgatgatgatgttgttgttCATATGAACATCCATGTTCAAGTGCAGCTGTCCATGATGGTCCTGCTTGATTTTCTGCATAAATTTCTTCCAGCTGCTAAAACAAGAGATATCCGATTGAATAACGCATCAAATGAGTAATCTCTAAGATTCTATGCAATTTAGTTCTCATCAAATGCGCGATATTAATGTTATAACCTTATTCTGCAAATCTTTGTTAGCTTCAATCCACATCTTTTCCTGTTATTTTCAACAATGATCAGATGCTATGAGTCTTCCAAAAGTATGTACCTATGGAGCACGGGGACTCCATTTATGTGGCCGTACCCGTCTCGGGTACTTGTCGGGGACGGAAACATCATGGGTACTCGTCGGGGACGTTTCCTAAACGTTTCCAACGTCGGGAACATATCTGGTAGAAATATCCAAcctatttttagggttttgacccTTTCAAATTCCATAACTGACCATTAAATAAATAGACCTATCATATTCGGCTTCTTTAATCTCTAAACTCTCAAGTCTCATCATCTCTAATTCTCTATCAATTGCCGATCTCTCACTAGATGAACCagaatttgaaaatgatttaattattgataattaattacCTTTGGAAAATGTagtatttttggaatttgtttaatgtatttttatttttttttatattttttattgccGTACCCGTATTTTGGAATTTTGAGTTTTGCCGTTCCTCGTTCCCGTGTCGTCCCCGTACCCCGATCCCGTACCCGTTCCAGTGCTACTTAGGTATGTACATTCAATGAGAGGTTAAAATCTACCTTATTTTGAAGTTCAGAAAGCCTATCCAACATTGATTGTGTCTGCACTTAAAGAAATCAACAAGAGCCCTTGATCTTACTAAATATAGAAAAGATAATATATTCACATAATGTTTTACCCTTATGGACCGAATTTGCCTCAAAGTAGAGTCTAGTTGTCGCTCTAGTTGCTCAAGTTCCTTAAGACTTAACGGGCCAAGATCCTCCCCGAAAATTTGCCTGTTATATATAGGTGCAAATTGAATTGAATTAATTAACTCTTGTTAGAGTGCTTTTACGTCAAGAAATTTTAGAAGGCGCACGCGCCTGTGAAACTTGCCTTTGGTACTGTTGTAGAGACTCGTATTTCGCTTTTAGTTTCATGTACTCCTTGTAGCTGTTTTGCTGAATAGagaaaatatttaaacctttgaTAACGGTTGAGGAAACTTTGATAGTTGAAATTAAACTATGACGAAACTAGAAGCTACCTCGGCGTTGATGGTTGATTTGTCGATTTCCATTGATCCATAAGTGCAGTTATGGTATCTTTCAAGCATCTTGAGCATGCTGAGATAAGTTTTCTCATGTTCAGTTAAAGTTTGTTGATAACAAAGTTAGTTATTTGATGTAGATGGATATAAGCACAAACACAAGACCCAAGATAATTAAGTTCTTAATTACAAGAAATCTTGCTTGATTCCCATGACTAATGACTTGTACTCATTGAGCCTAGAATTCTCTCTTTTAGCAAGTTGTGGAATTTAAGTTCATTGCTCTTATAATAATAGCTAGaaataaataaaagagttaaatgtcattttagttcctgtggtttgggtcattttgctagtttagtccaaaggtttgaaacgttgccattaTAGTCCAAATAGTTTAAAATGTTACCATTTTAATCTATTGGGTTAACTTCAACCCATTTTTCTCCATTCACTTTCTTGCATCTccacattctttttttttttttttcatttagaTCTTAAAGATTGCTACGTTTGAGTTTTAAATAATCGGTTGTTAATTTattttagggttattggattttatcacccctaaaTATTGGCTATTGGGCGCTGCCAcccctcaactatcactttgacgcccgcaccccccaacttaacacttagtgtgttctatCACCATGttgttaactgatcactaacttttgatcatgttactatacttttgggggtgtcataaGATCCCTATGATACCCTCAAAAAATATAGTAACAAGAttaaaagttagtgatcagttaacgacaaagtgacagaacacactaagtatTAAGTTGGAgtgacgggcgtcaaagtgatagttgggagtGGCAGCGGCCAATACCCAATAgttggggtgataaaatccaataatcctttattttattaagttttataaaaataggtaGGACAGAAATTTTGTTAGATTAATATGATATGATATTGATTCACAACTCTCCTAGTTTCCttttaatatttgtttaaaataaaaataaaaaaatgggttttattaagtCAACACACTAGGgaaaaaaaacatgaaaataGATACAAAGAAAGCATAACAATAAATACTTTTAATTCATTTTTTCTAAATCTATTTTAGCTACATGAAATACCAGAATCTTTCGAGATTTGTAACAGCTTACGTTACTAGAAAATAGACTTTCATCAAAGAAACAATCAccaacgaaaaaaaaaaaaaaaaaaaaaaaaaactcaatgcAATATAATGTTAGGTTTTAGACTTaagaaaataaaaccatgataaACAATCTTGTTCAAAATAATAAGCTATTTGAACTATTATGCACTTATAAATGTAAAACTTATTATTTTCATGCCATTGTACAAACCACATGGGAAAATGGTTTTTGATGGTCACTTTGATAAGGAGTCTAAACCTATTCttataatttttttctaaaacccAATATATTAAAAATTTCTACATGCTTGAAGTTTATAAACTTGCAAGAGACAGGATAGCATGCTAGTAGCCTTGGTTTTAAAAGCATGTGGCGATCCAATGCAATTTGATCCTAAAATCCGATGCGTGATGCGCAATACGTGAAGCATGCACAACACGTGTTAATGCGTACGTTATTAGAAAATACTAACAAAttatatatagataatattttaacttattaacttttaaacactaaaatataaCATATCATCTATCATTTCTAGTCAAATTTATCCAATTGATGATCTAGTACATATACTCAAACTCATTGCTCGATCAATGATCAGATTTGTTCAGACCATATCATGTAACGCGTGCTTTTCAAAAACCAAGCTAGTAGCAATGAAGATCCTCTATTCGCGACGGGCCTACAACTGTTTTATCCGTCACAATTGTAATGGTAATGCCCCATATGTAACAagcactgttttattaatatcaTGTTTGGTGAAATTTGCATAGTGGTTAACAAGATCTCAAATCCAAATGAGAGCTAGTTACCGTACAAATTCAGGGTATAATCATGACTGCATCTTTGAAACATGAGCCAAATCAATTAACTTTTGAAATCATTAGTTTAAGAAGTTAGAACTAGGGCCCCATTTCTTCGTGTCTGAATCTTAAAGACTCGATCAAAAGTTCAAAAACTTGCAGTTTTTCAAACAAAATCTTTAAAAGGACACAACTTTCAAGAAACCCAAGAAGGGTTTTGTTCATATTATCAAGATTCATGCAACTAAAGACTAGTTTAACCTAATTACTGTTGGATCAAATAGACTTTGACTGTATTAGACCAAAAGTAAAACATTTCTTCTTGGATCCACTTTCTTCACACATTTGTGTTGCAAATTTCTTAACTTTGTGCTGACAATAGAAGATCTGGATCATAAACTGCCAGATCAAAAGGCTAAATTTAACCTATATGACCATAACTTTTagctcaaacacaaacacatagtTTAACCTATCATCAAACTAAAGATAACCCATATTCTCAAATCTAcaaaaaataaagaaaacaccaacacacacacacatatatatagagagggggaggggggggggggtttagagagagaaagtaaagTACTTGGAAGTGCTACAAAACTCATAGAGTTTGCCACGGTTAGAGAAGATGATGAGAGCAACTTCAGCATCACAAAGAACAGAGAGTTCATAAGCTTTCTTCAACAGCCCATTTCTTCTTTTAGCAAAAGTCACCTGCCTATTTATCTTGTTCTCTATCCTCTTCAACTCCACTCTTCCTCTACCCATAATTTTCTACCCTCTTTCCTCTCTATTTAGGCTTTTCTTGATCCTTTGTCTTTATCTGACCCAAAATCTTGACACCCagaagaaaaaaaacaaactttATAACAAGAACTTATATTTCTTGAAAATTCAAGCAAGATTTAGGAAAAAagatagaaaaaaaaacacagaAGTGGAGATGGGTTTAGTGGCATTTTGTGGTTTTTAGGGTTCAAGATTTATGTTTGAACATAAAGATGTGAAATTTGGTCCAAATTCTTGACACccagatgaaaaaaaaaaaaaaaaacaaacaaactttatAACAAGAACTTATATTTCTTGAAAATTCAAGCAAGATTTAGGAAAAAAGATAGATAAAAACACACAAGTGGAGATGGGTTTGGTGGGATTTGTGGTTTTTAGGGTTCAAGATTCATGTTTGAACATAAAGATGTGAAATTTGGTCCAAAATCTTGATACCCAGATGaaaaaaatccaaactttataaCAAGAAACTATATTTCTTGAAAATTCAAGCAAGATTTAGGAAAAAAGATAGATAAAAACACACAAGTGGAGATGGGTTTGGTGGGAtttgttaaaacaatggtatGGAAGTTGATGAACCAGAAAATAACAATCACACACaaagaaatagcgacaaaacgtGACCAAAAATcttattaacccaaaccaaaaaagtTCCCCCCAAAAAACCCTAGATCTTACAACTGTAAGATCAATACAA from Helianthus annuus cultivar XRQ/B chromosome 7, HanXRQr2.0-SUNRISE, whole genome shotgun sequence includes the following:
- the LOC110868759 gene encoding agamous-like MADS-box protein MADS2 isoform X2; the encoded protein is MGRGRVELKRIENKINRQVTFAKRRNGLLKKAYELSVLCDAEVALIIFSNRGKLYEFCSTSNMLKMLERYHNCTYGSMEIDKSTINAEQNSYKEYMKLKAKYESLQQYQRQIFGEDLGPLSLKELEQLERQLDSTLRQIRSIRTQSMLDRLSELQNKEKMWIEANKDLQNKLEEIYAENQAGPSWTAALEHGCSYEQQHHHHHHNHHPQSQGFFQPLDCNPNLQIGYNTVVSSQLTATTNGQNLSGLVPGWML
- the LOC110868759 gene encoding agamous-like MADS-box protein MADS2 isoform X1; translated protein: MGRGRVELKRIENKINRQVTFAKRRNGLLKKAYELSVLCDAEVALIIFSNRGKLYEFCSTSNMLKMLERYHNCTYGSMEIDKSTINAEQNSYKEYMKLKAKYESLQQYQRQIFGEDLGPLSLKELEQLERQLDSTLRQIRSIRTQSMLDRLSELQNKEKMWIEANKDLQNKQLEEIYAENQAGPSWTAALEHGCSYEQQHHHHHHNHHPQSQGFFQPLDCNPNLQIGYNTVVSSQLTATTNGQNLSGLVPGWML